The following are from one region of the Oryzias latipes chromosome 12, ASM223467v1 genome:
- the LOC101159687 gene encoding uncharacterized protein LOC101159687 isoform X4, translating into MPEPPEMTPFDVEKNLFPGDRAPPPISKGAPSHPAEEAHFSRLYSGHRSLGHDPELMTTVEEIKNKFKNLRTTFQRQHKLVRASRQGGVDEAFVPQWKHYQQLLFLQGCWDQDAAADQPEDGLLTSGLVVSYLPTSSAFTSSGIPSNIMVKCFWTEERERTLILFYSEHSCLWNKKTENHNNRQLRQQLLESLRNTLSDCSVSFSVEDIKCKFKNLRTVFNREYKAVQASKSSDKHYVSKWKHYQQLLFLCESCEEDDPPDDVQVLMARESKAAEPGQRTPTSGLKPNNDCVLSSGARDSSPELFLAAEEVKASPQAASPSSCQSDRNAPADPRCLWSEAKTQQLISFYSEHSCLWNHKSANYKNRLLRQSLLETLSRLLSEDQPVAFTVEDIKTKFRNLRTVFQREHKVVSSNKTCGSEDFYLPKWKHYHQLMFLCESCDEEEPPGDLHALEAPQSRLLHLHGHGPAPPPSPQYHADTGLQAPPSPTPPDSRLSSPSSSSSLSLSSSYADSRLSARKRARRPESGGASELLDLMRTVCQNQTTSPHAGFLKYVEECLNETPPEKVKKLKKKIVDLIHSVVEDG; encoded by the exons ATGCCCGAGCCGCCTGAAATgactcctttcgatgtggagaaGAATCTCTTTCCAGGTGACAGAGCCcctccccctatctctaagggagcgcccagccaccctgcggaggaagctcatttcagccgcttgtattcaggacatcgttctttgggtcatgacccagagctcatgaccacag TGGAAGAGATCAAGAACAAGTTCAAGAACCTGCGCACCACCTTCCAACGTCAGCACAAGCTGGTGCGAGCCAGCAGGCAGGGCGGCGTGGACGAGGCGTTTGTGCCTCAGTGGAAGCACTACCAGCAGCTGCTGTTCCTGCAGGGCTGCTGGGACCAGGACGCCGCCGCAGACCAGCCAGAGGACGGCCTTCTCACCTCAGGACTCGTCGTCTCCTACCTCCCCACCTCCTCTGCCTTCACCTCCTCCGGCATCCCCTCCAACATCATGGTGAAGTGTTTCTGGACTGAGGAGCGGGAACGCACGCTCATATTATTCTACTCAG AGCACAGCTGTCTGTGGAACAAGAAGACTGAAAACCACAACAACCGTCAGCTCagacagcagctgctggagTCGCTGAGGAACACGCTGTCCGACTGCTCCGTGTCTTTCTCCG TCGAAGACATAAAGTGCAAATTCAAGAACCTGCGGACGGTTTTTAACCGCGAATACAAAGCAGTCCAGGCCAGCAAGTCCTCTGACAAGCACTATGTGTCCAAATGGAAACACTACcagcagctcctcttcctctgcgaGTCCTGCGAGGAAGACGATCCTCCTGATGACGTGCAGGTACTGATGGCGCGAGAAAGCAAAGCCGCGGAACCGGGGCAGCGAACCCCGACCTCCGGCCTGAAGCCCAACAACGACTGCGTGCTCTCCAGCGGCGCCCGGGACAGCAGCCCGGAGCTTTTCCTCGCCGCAGAAGAGGTCAAAGCGTCCCCGCAGGCCGCCTCCCCGTCCAGCTGTCAGTCAGACCGAAACGCTCCGGCCGACCCCCGCTGTCTGTGGAGCGAGGCCAAAACTCAGCAACTCATTTCCTTCTACTCTG AACACAGCTGCTTGTGGAACCACAAGTCTGCAAACTACAAGAACCGTCTGCTGAGACAGAGCCTGCTGGAGACGCTGAGCCGCCTCCTGTCGGAAGACCAGCCGGTGGCCTTCACAG TAGAAGACATAAAGACGAAGTTCAGGAACTTACGGACCGTCTTCCAGCGCGAGCACAAGGTGGTGAGCTCCAACAAGACGTGCGGGTCGGAGGACTTCTACCTGCCCAAGTGGAAGCACTACCACCAGCTGATGTTCCTCTGCGAGTCCTGCGACGAGGAGGAGCCGCCCGGAGACCTCCACGCCCTGGAAGCGCCGCAGTCCCGCCTCCTGCACCTCCACGGCCACGGCCCCGCGCCGCCCCCCTCCCCACAGTACCACGCTGACACTGGCCTCCAAGCCCCGCCCTCACCCACCCCTCCAGACTCCCGGctgtcctccccctcctcctcctcttccctgtCCTTGTCTTCGTCATACGCAGACAGCAGGCTGTCGGCGAGAAAGCGAGCGCGCCGGCCGGAGTCGGGCGGCGCCAGCGAGCTCCTGGACCTGATGAGGACGGTGTGTCAGAACCAGACGACGTCACCGCATGCCGGCTTCCTGAAGTACGTGGAGGAGTGTCTGAACGAGACGCCGCCGGAAAAGGTCAAGAAGCTGAAGAAGAAGATTGTTGACTTGATCCACAGCGTGGTGGAGGACGGGTAG
- the LOC101159687 gene encoding uncharacterized protein LOC101159687 isoform X3: protein MAVSPFSLFPERCWTEEKEKALIAFFSQHTCLWDHKSESYKNRGLRQQTLEHLRILLSSHPPPVPFTVEEIKNKFKNLRTTFQRQHKLVRASRQGGVDEAFVPQWKHYQQLLFLQGCWDQDAAADQPEDGLLTSGLVVSYLPTSSAFTSSGIPSNIMVKCFWTEERERTLILFYSEHSCLWNKKTENHNNRQLRQQLLESLRNTLSDCSVSFSVEDIKCKFKNLRTVFNREYKAVQASKSSDKHYVSKWKHYQQLLFLCESCEEDDPPDDVQVLMARESKAAEPGQRTPTSGLKPNNDCVLSSGARDSSPELFLAAEEVKASPQAASPSSCQSDRNAPADPRCLWSEAKTQQLISFYSEHSCLWNHKSANYKNRLLRQSLLETLSRLLSEDQPVAFTVEDIKTKFRNLRTVFQREHKVVSSNKTCGSEDFYLPKWKHYHQLMFLCESCDEEEPPGDLHALEAPQSRLLHLHGHGPAPPPSPQYHADTGLQAPPSPTPPDSRLSSPSSSSSLSLSSSYADSRLSARKRARRPESGGASELLDLMRTVCQNQTTSPHAGFLKYVEECLNETPPEKVKKLKKKIVDLIHSVVEDG from the exons ATGGCGGTGTCTCCGTTCAGCTTGTTCCCGGAGAGGTGCTGGacggaggagaaggagaaggcGCTCATCGCGTTTTTCTCCC agcaCACCTGCCTCTGGGACCACAAGTCAGAGAGCTACAAGAACCGCGGGCTGCGGCAGCAGACCCTGGAACACCTGAGGATCCTCCTGTCTTCCCACCCGCCGCCTGTTCCTTTCACAG TGGAAGAGATCAAGAACAAGTTCAAGAACCTGCGCACCACCTTCCAACGTCAGCACAAGCTGGTGCGAGCCAGCAGGCAGGGCGGCGTGGACGAGGCGTTTGTGCCTCAGTGGAAGCACTACCAGCAGCTGCTGTTCCTGCAGGGCTGCTGGGACCAGGACGCCGCCGCAGACCAGCCAGAGGACGGCCTTCTCACCTCAGGACTCGTCGTCTCCTACCTCCCCACCTCCTCTGCCTTCACCTCCTCCGGCATCCCCTCCAACATCATGGTGAAGTGTTTCTGGACTGAGGAGCGGGAACGCACGCTCATATTATTCTACTCAG AGCACAGCTGTCTGTGGAACAAGAAGACTGAAAACCACAACAACCGTCAGCTCagacagcagctgctggagTCGCTGAGGAACACGCTGTCCGACTGCTCCGTGTCTTTCTCCG TCGAAGACATAAAGTGCAAATTCAAGAACCTGCGGACGGTTTTTAACCGCGAATACAAAGCAGTCCAGGCCAGCAAGTCCTCTGACAAGCACTATGTGTCCAAATGGAAACACTACcagcagctcctcttcctctgcgaGTCCTGCGAGGAAGACGATCCTCCTGATGACGTGCAGGTACTGATGGCGCGAGAAAGCAAAGCCGCGGAACCGGGGCAGCGAACCCCGACCTCCGGCCTGAAGCCCAACAACGACTGCGTGCTCTCCAGCGGCGCCCGGGACAGCAGCCCGGAGCTTTTCCTCGCCGCAGAAGAGGTCAAAGCGTCCCCGCAGGCCGCCTCCCCGTCCAGCTGTCAGTCAGACCGAAACGCTCCGGCCGACCCCCGCTGTCTGTGGAGCGAGGCCAAAACTCAGCAACTCATTTCCTTCTACTCTG AACACAGCTGCTTGTGGAACCACAAGTCTGCAAACTACAAGAACCGTCTGCTGAGACAGAGCCTGCTGGAGACGCTGAGCCGCCTCCTGTCGGAAGACCAGCCGGTGGCCTTCACAG TAGAAGACATAAAGACGAAGTTCAGGAACTTACGGACCGTCTTCCAGCGCGAGCACAAGGTGGTGAGCTCCAACAAGACGTGCGGGTCGGAGGACTTCTACCTGCCCAAGTGGAAGCACTACCACCAGCTGATGTTCCTCTGCGAGTCCTGCGACGAGGAGGAGCCGCCCGGAGACCTCCACGCCCTGGAAGCGCCGCAGTCCCGCCTCCTGCACCTCCACGGCCACGGCCCCGCGCCGCCCCCCTCCCCACAGTACCACGCTGACACTGGCCTCCAAGCCCCGCCCTCACCCACCCCTCCAGACTCCCGGctgtcctccccctcctcctcctcttccctgtCCTTGTCTTCGTCATACGCAGACAGCAGGCTGTCGGCGAGAAAGCGAGCGCGCCGGCCGGAGTCGGGCGGCGCCAGCGAGCTCCTGGACCTGATGAGGACGGTGTGTCAGAACCAGACGACGTCACCGCATGCCGGCTTCCTGAAGTACGTGGAGGAGTGTCTGAACGAGACGCCGCCGGAAAAGGTCAAGAAGCTGAAGAAGAAGATTGTTGACTTGATCCACAGCGTGGTGGAGGACGGGTAG
- the LOC101159687 gene encoding uncharacterized protein LOC101159687 isoform X2 produces MGVTFQEPSNQNAASGPRGLAAQQDAKPNGNNKHGGVSVQLVPGEVLDGGEGEGAHRVFLPAHLPLGPQVRELQEPRAAAADPGTPEDPPVFPPAACSFHRRNTLTSRVHQVTSCSAFCSAVEEIKNKFKNLRTTFQRQHKLVRASRQGGVDEAFVPQWKHYQQLLFLQGCWDQDAAADQPEDGLLTSGLVVSYLPTSSAFTSSGIPSNIMVKCFWTEERERTLILFYSEHSCLWNKKTENHNNRQLRQQLLESLRNTLSDCSVSFSVEDIKCKFKNLRTVFNREYKAVQASKSSDKHYVSKWKHYQQLLFLCESCEEDDPPDDVQVLMARESKAAEPGQRTPTSGLKPNNDCVLSSGARDSSPELFLAAEEVKASPQAASPSSCQSDRNAPADPRCLWSEAKTQQLISFYSEHSCLWNHKSANYKNRLLRQSLLETLSRLLSEDQPVAFTEDIKTKFRNLRTVFQREHKVVSSNKTCGSEDFYLPKWKHYHQLMFLCESCDEEEPPGDLHALEAPQSRLLHLHGHGPAPPPSPQYHADTGLQAPPSPTPPDSRLSSPSSSSSLSLSSSYADSRLSARKRARRPESGGASELLDLMRTVCQNQTTSPHAGFLKYVEECLNETPPEKVKKLKKKIVDLIHSVVEDG; encoded by the exons ATGGGAGTCACGTTTCAGgaaccatccaatcagaacgcGGCTTCTGGCCCACGTGGCCTCGCAGCCCAACAAGACGCAAAGCCAAACGGCAACAACAAACATGGCGGTGTCTCCGTTCAGCTTGTTCCCGGAGAGGTGCTGGacggaggagaaggagaaggcGCTCATCGCGTTTTTCTCCC agcaCACCTGCCTCTGGGACCACAAGTCAGAGAGCTACAAGAACCGCGGGCTGCGGCAGCAGACCCTGGAACACCTGAGGATCCTCCTGTCTTCCCACCCGCCGCCTGTTCCTTTCACAG AAGGAACACGCTGACCTCACGCGTGCACCAGGTCACGAGCTGCTCTGCCTTCTGTTCTGCAGTGGAAGAGATCAAGAACAAGTTCAAGAACCTGCGCACCACCTTCCAACGTCAGCACAAGCTGGTGCGAGCCAGCAGGCAGGGCGGCGTGGACGAGGCGTTTGTGCCTCAGTGGAAGCACTACCAGCAGCTGCTGTTCCTGCAGGGCTGCTGGGACCAGGACGCCGCCGCAGACCAGCCAGAGGACGGCCTTCTCACCTCAGGACTCGTCGTCTCCTACCTCCCCACCTCCTCTGCCTTCACCTCCTCCGGCATCCCCTCCAACATCATGGTGAAGTGTTTCTGGACTGAGGAGCGGGAACGCACGCTCATATTATTCTACTCAG AGCACAGCTGTCTGTGGAACAAGAAGACTGAAAACCACAACAACCGTCAGCTCagacagcagctgctggagTCGCTGAGGAACACGCTGTCCGACTGCTCCGTGTCTTTCTCCG TCGAAGACATAAAGTGCAAATTCAAGAACCTGCGGACGGTTTTTAACCGCGAATACAAAGCAGTCCAGGCCAGCAAGTCCTCTGACAAGCACTATGTGTCCAAATGGAAACACTACcagcagctcctcttcctctgcgaGTCCTGCGAGGAAGACGATCCTCCTGATGACGTGCAGGTACTGATGGCGCGAGAAAGCAAAGCCGCGGAACCGGGGCAGCGAACCCCGACCTCCGGCCTGAAGCCCAACAACGACTGCGTGCTCTCCAGCGGCGCCCGGGACAGCAGCCCGGAGCTTTTCCTCGCCGCAGAAGAGGTCAAAGCGTCCCCGCAGGCCGCCTCCCCGTCCAGCTGTCAGTCAGACCGAAACGCTCCGGCCGACCCCCGCTGTCTGTGGAGCGAGGCCAAAACTCAGCAACTCATTTCCTTCTACTCTG AACACAGCTGCTTGTGGAACCACAAGTCTGCAAACTACAAGAACCGTCTGCTGAGACAGAGCCTGCTGGAGACGCTGAGCCGCCTCCTGTCGGAAGACCAGCCGGTGGCCTTCACAG AAGACATAAAGACGAAGTTCAGGAACTTACGGACCGTCTTCCAGCGCGAGCACAAGGTGGTGAGCTCCAACAAGACGTGCGGGTCGGAGGACTTCTACCTGCCCAAGTGGAAGCACTACCACCAGCTGATGTTCCTCTGCGAGTCCTGCGACGAGGAGGAGCCGCCCGGAGACCTCCACGCCCTGGAAGCGCCGCAGTCCCGCCTCCTGCACCTCCACGGCCACGGCCCCGCGCCGCCCCCCTCCCCACAGTACCACGCTGACACTGGCCTCCAAGCCCCGCCCTCACCCACCCCTCCAGACTCCCGGctgtcctccccctcctcctcctcttccctgtCCTTGTCTTCGTCATACGCAGACAGCAGGCTGTCGGCGAGAAAGCGAGCGCGCCGGCCGGAGTCGGGCGGCGCCAGCGAGCTCCTGGACCTGATGAGGACGGTGTGTCAGAACCAGACGACGTCACCGCATGCCGGCTTCCTGAAGTACGTGGAGGAGTGTCTGAACGAGACGCCGCCGGAAAAGGTCAAGAAGCTGAAGAAGAAGATTGTTGACTTGATCCACAGCGTGGTGGAGGACGGGTAG
- the LOC101163345 gene encoding hippocampus abundant transcript 1 protein isoform X1, with protein MSGGRCEEMTGELPAPAGRVLLVKKMVMRDGDAPQQGIGRPSVYHAVMVIFLEFFAWGLLTTPMLTVLHETFPQHTFLMNGLIQGVKGLLSFMSAPLIGALSDVWGRRSFLLITVFFTCAPIPLMRLSPWWYFAMISMSGAFSVTFSVIFAYVADVTDERERSTAYGLVSATFAASLVTSPAIGAYLSAWYGDNLVVLLATLIALADICFILLAVPESLPDKMRPNTWGAPISWEYADPFASLRKVGQDPTVLLICITVFLSYLPEAGQYSSFFLYLRQVINFSSTTIAVFIGVVGILSIIAQTLLLTLLMRTMGTKNTVLLGLGFQILQLAWYGLGSEPWMMWAAGAVAAMSSITFPAVSALVSQSADADKQGVVQGMITGIRGLCNGLGPALYGFIFFLFNVNINTMDPIQGEYDIDPLPLHSPTERALIPGPPFLLGSCTVVVAFIVALFIPEKTPSSLSSSDLCLSDKPNPESKEPMSSLAGVHINTPLPGSDEESPPAASDEDVEPLLHDSCV; from the exons CCCCAGCAGGGCATCGGCCGGCCCAGCGTGTACCATGCCGTGATGGTCATCTTCCTGGAGTTCTTCGCCTGGGGTCTGCTCACCACTCCCATGCTCACG GTTCTGCATGAAACCTTCCCGCAGCATACGTTCCTGATGAACGGACTCATTCAGGGAGTGAAG GGCCTCCTGTCCTTCATGTCTGCTCCACTGATTGGAGCGTTATCTGACGTTTGGGGCAGGCGCTCCTTCCTTTTGATCACAGTCTTCTTCACCTGTGCACCCATCCCGCTGATGCGGCTTAGTCCCTG GTGGTACTTTGCAATGATCTCCATGTCTGGGGCGTTTTCTGTCACCTTCTCCGTCATCTTTGCGTACGTCGCTGATGTGACAGATGAACGAGAGAGGAGTACAGCCTATGGTCTG GTGTCGGCTACTTTTGCGGCCAGCCTAGTAACCAGTCCAGCCATCGGTGCGTACCTGTCGGCCTGGTACGGGGACAACctggtggtcctgctggccaCGCTGATCGCTCTGGCCGACATCTGCTTCATCCTTCTGGCGGTCCCAGAGTCTCTGCCAGACAAGATGAGGCCCAACACCTGGGGCGCGCCCATTTCCTGGGAGTACGCCGACCCGTTTGCT TCTCTGAGGAAGGTGGGTCAGGATCCCACAGTTCTGCTCATCTGCATCACAGTGTTCCTGTCTTACCTGCCAGAGGCCGGACAGTactccagcttcttcctctACCTGAGACAG GTCATAAACTTCTCCTCCACCACCATTgctgttttcattggagttgttGGCATTTTGTCCATCATAGCACAG ACCCTCCTTCTTACTTTACTGATGAGAACCATGGGTACCAAGAACACCGTTCTGTTGGGTTTGGGCTTCCAGATTCTCCAGCTGGCCTGGTACGGCTTAGGATCGGAACCATG gATGATGTGGGCGGCTGGAGCCGTTGCAgccatgtcctccatcaccttCCCAGCAGTCTCTGCTCTGGTGTCACAGTCTGCTGATGCGGATAAACAAG GTGTTGTCCAGGGCATGATCACGGGGATCAGAGGTCTCTGCAACGGCCTGGGCCCTGCTCTGTACGGCTTCATCTTTTTCCTCTTCAACGTCAACATCAACACCATGGACCCCATCCAGGGGGAATACGACATTGACCCCCTGCCTCTGCACAGTCCCACTGAG CGAGCGCTGATCCCCGGGCCGCCCTTCCTGCTGGGGTCGTGCACGGTGGTCGTCGCCTTCATCGTGGCGCTCTTCATCCCTGAAAAGACGCCCTCCTCCCTGTCTTCGTCCGATCTCTGTCTTAGTGACAAGCCGAACCCGGAGAGCAAGGAGCCCATGTCCTCGCTGGCCGGCGTTCACATCAACACCCCCCTCCCTGGCAGCGACGAGGAGAGCCCCCCCGCAGCCAGCGACGAGGACGTGGAGCCTCTGCTGCATGACAGCTGCGTTTGA
- the LOC101163345 gene encoding hippocampus abundant transcript 1 protein isoform X2, giving the protein MKAGGGGWRLPLFSMTPQQGIGRPSVYHAVMVIFLEFFAWGLLTTPMLTVLHETFPQHTFLMNGLIQGVKGLLSFMSAPLIGALSDVWGRRSFLLITVFFTCAPIPLMRLSPWWYFAMISMSGAFSVTFSVIFAYVADVTDERERSTAYGLVSATFAASLVTSPAIGAYLSAWYGDNLVVLLATLIALADICFILLAVPESLPDKMRPNTWGAPISWEYADPFASLRKVGQDPTVLLICITVFLSYLPEAGQYSSFFLYLRQVINFSSTTIAVFIGVVGILSIIAQTLLLTLLMRTMGTKNTVLLGLGFQILQLAWYGLGSEPWMMWAAGAVAAMSSITFPAVSALVSQSADADKQGVVQGMITGIRGLCNGLGPALYGFIFFLFNVNINTMDPIQGEYDIDPLPLHSPTERALIPGPPFLLGSCTVVVAFIVALFIPEKTPSSLSSSDLCLSDKPNPESKEPMSSLAGVHINTPLPGSDEESPPAASDEDVEPLLHDSCV; this is encoded by the exons atgaaggctggaggaggaggctggaggCTGCCTCTGTTCTCTATGACT CCCCAGCAGGGCATCGGCCGGCCCAGCGTGTACCATGCCGTGATGGTCATCTTCCTGGAGTTCTTCGCCTGGGGTCTGCTCACCACTCCCATGCTCACG GTTCTGCATGAAACCTTCCCGCAGCATACGTTCCTGATGAACGGACTCATTCAGGGAGTGAAG GGCCTCCTGTCCTTCATGTCTGCTCCACTGATTGGAGCGTTATCTGACGTTTGGGGCAGGCGCTCCTTCCTTTTGATCACAGTCTTCTTCACCTGTGCACCCATCCCGCTGATGCGGCTTAGTCCCTG GTGGTACTTTGCAATGATCTCCATGTCTGGGGCGTTTTCTGTCACCTTCTCCGTCATCTTTGCGTACGTCGCTGATGTGACAGATGAACGAGAGAGGAGTACAGCCTATGGTCTG GTGTCGGCTACTTTTGCGGCCAGCCTAGTAACCAGTCCAGCCATCGGTGCGTACCTGTCGGCCTGGTACGGGGACAACctggtggtcctgctggccaCGCTGATCGCTCTGGCCGACATCTGCTTCATCCTTCTGGCGGTCCCAGAGTCTCTGCCAGACAAGATGAGGCCCAACACCTGGGGCGCGCCCATTTCCTGGGAGTACGCCGACCCGTTTGCT TCTCTGAGGAAGGTGGGTCAGGATCCCACAGTTCTGCTCATCTGCATCACAGTGTTCCTGTCTTACCTGCCAGAGGCCGGACAGTactccagcttcttcctctACCTGAGACAG GTCATAAACTTCTCCTCCACCACCATTgctgttttcattggagttgttGGCATTTTGTCCATCATAGCACAG ACCCTCCTTCTTACTTTACTGATGAGAACCATGGGTACCAAGAACACCGTTCTGTTGGGTTTGGGCTTCCAGATTCTCCAGCTGGCCTGGTACGGCTTAGGATCGGAACCATG gATGATGTGGGCGGCTGGAGCCGTTGCAgccatgtcctccatcaccttCCCAGCAGTCTCTGCTCTGGTGTCACAGTCTGCTGATGCGGATAAACAAG GTGTTGTCCAGGGCATGATCACGGGGATCAGAGGTCTCTGCAACGGCCTGGGCCCTGCTCTGTACGGCTTCATCTTTTTCCTCTTCAACGTCAACATCAACACCATGGACCCCATCCAGGGGGAATACGACATTGACCCCCTGCCTCTGCACAGTCCCACTGAG CGAGCGCTGATCCCCGGGCCGCCCTTCCTGCTGGGGTCGTGCACGGTGGTCGTCGCCTTCATCGTGGCGCTCTTCATCCCTGAAAAGACGCCCTCCTCCCTGTCTTCGTCCGATCTCTGTCTTAGTGACAAGCCGAACCCGGAGAGCAAGGAGCCCATGTCCTCGCTGGCCGGCGTTCACATCAACACCCCCCTCCCTGGCAGCGACGAGGAGAGCCCCCCCGCAGCCAGCGACGAGGACGTGGAGCCTCTGCTGCATGACAGCTGCGTTTGA
- the LOC101159687 gene encoding uncharacterized protein LOC101159687 isoform X1: MGVTFQEPSNQNAASGPRGLAAQQDAKPNGNNKHGGVSVQLVPGEVLDGGEGEGAHRVFLPAHLPLGPQVRELQEPRAAAADPGTPEDPPVFPPAACSFHRRNTLTSRVHQVTSCSAFCSAVEEIKNKFKNLRTTFQRQHKLVRASRQGGVDEAFVPQWKHYQQLLFLQGCWDQDAAADQPEDGLLTSGLVVSYLPTSSAFTSSGIPSNIMVKCFWTEERERTLILFYSEHSCLWNKKTENHNNRQLRQQLLESLRNTLSDCSVSFSVEDIKCKFKNLRTVFNREYKAVQASKSSDKHYVSKWKHYQQLLFLCESCEEDDPPDDVQVLMARESKAAEPGQRTPTSGLKPNNDCVLSSGARDSSPELFLAAEEVKASPQAASPSSCQSDRNAPADPRCLWSEAKTQQLISFYSEHSCLWNHKSANYKNRLLRQSLLETLSRLLSEDQPVAFTVEDIKTKFRNLRTVFQREHKVVSSNKTCGSEDFYLPKWKHYHQLMFLCESCDEEEPPGDLHALEAPQSRLLHLHGHGPAPPPSPQYHADTGLQAPPSPTPPDSRLSSPSSSSSLSLSSSYADSRLSARKRARRPESGGASELLDLMRTVCQNQTTSPHAGFLKYVEECLNETPPEKVKKLKKKIVDLIHSVVEDG, encoded by the exons ATGGGAGTCACGTTTCAGgaaccatccaatcagaacgcGGCTTCTGGCCCACGTGGCCTCGCAGCCCAACAAGACGCAAAGCCAAACGGCAACAACAAACATGGCGGTGTCTCCGTTCAGCTTGTTCCCGGAGAGGTGCTGGacggaggagaaggagaaggcGCTCATCGCGTTTTTCTCCC agcaCACCTGCCTCTGGGACCACAAGTCAGAGAGCTACAAGAACCGCGGGCTGCGGCAGCAGACCCTGGAACACCTGAGGATCCTCCTGTCTTCCCACCCGCCGCCTGTTCCTTTCACAG AAGGAACACGCTGACCTCACGCGTGCACCAGGTCACGAGCTGCTCTGCCTTCTGTTCTGCAGTGGAAGAGATCAAGAACAAGTTCAAGAACCTGCGCACCACCTTCCAACGTCAGCACAAGCTGGTGCGAGCCAGCAGGCAGGGCGGCGTGGACGAGGCGTTTGTGCCTCAGTGGAAGCACTACCAGCAGCTGCTGTTCCTGCAGGGCTGCTGGGACCAGGACGCCGCCGCAGACCAGCCAGAGGACGGCCTTCTCACCTCAGGACTCGTCGTCTCCTACCTCCCCACCTCCTCTGCCTTCACCTCCTCCGGCATCCCCTCCAACATCATGGTGAAGTGTTTCTGGACTGAGGAGCGGGAACGCACGCTCATATTATTCTACTCAG AGCACAGCTGTCTGTGGAACAAGAAGACTGAAAACCACAACAACCGTCAGCTCagacagcagctgctggagTCGCTGAGGAACACGCTGTCCGACTGCTCCGTGTCTTTCTCCG TCGAAGACATAAAGTGCAAATTCAAGAACCTGCGGACGGTTTTTAACCGCGAATACAAAGCAGTCCAGGCCAGCAAGTCCTCTGACAAGCACTATGTGTCCAAATGGAAACACTACcagcagctcctcttcctctgcgaGTCCTGCGAGGAAGACGATCCTCCTGATGACGTGCAGGTACTGATGGCGCGAGAAAGCAAAGCCGCGGAACCGGGGCAGCGAACCCCGACCTCCGGCCTGAAGCCCAACAACGACTGCGTGCTCTCCAGCGGCGCCCGGGACAGCAGCCCGGAGCTTTTCCTCGCCGCAGAAGAGGTCAAAGCGTCCCCGCAGGCCGCCTCCCCGTCCAGCTGTCAGTCAGACCGAAACGCTCCGGCCGACCCCCGCTGTCTGTGGAGCGAGGCCAAAACTCAGCAACTCATTTCCTTCTACTCTG AACACAGCTGCTTGTGGAACCACAAGTCTGCAAACTACAAGAACCGTCTGCTGAGACAGAGCCTGCTGGAGACGCTGAGCCGCCTCCTGTCGGAAGACCAGCCGGTGGCCTTCACAG TAGAAGACATAAAGACGAAGTTCAGGAACTTACGGACCGTCTTCCAGCGCGAGCACAAGGTGGTGAGCTCCAACAAGACGTGCGGGTCGGAGGACTTCTACCTGCCCAAGTGGAAGCACTACCACCAGCTGATGTTCCTCTGCGAGTCCTGCGACGAGGAGGAGCCGCCCGGAGACCTCCACGCCCTGGAAGCGCCGCAGTCCCGCCTCCTGCACCTCCACGGCCACGGCCCCGCGCCGCCCCCCTCCCCACAGTACCACGCTGACACTGGCCTCCAAGCCCCGCCCTCACCCACCCCTCCAGACTCCCGGctgtcctccccctcctcctcctcttccctgtCCTTGTCTTCGTCATACGCAGACAGCAGGCTGTCGGCGAGAAAGCGAGCGCGCCGGCCGGAGTCGGGCGGCGCCAGCGAGCTCCTGGACCTGATGAGGACGGTGTGTCAGAACCAGACGACGTCACCGCATGCCGGCTTCCTGAAGTACGTGGAGGAGTGTCTGAACGAGACGCCGCCGGAAAAGGTCAAGAAGCTGAAGAAGAAGATTGTTGACTTGATCCACAGCGTGGTGGAGGACGGGTAG